A stretch of the Perca fluviatilis chromosome 17, GENO_Pfluv_1.0, whole genome shotgun sequence genome encodes the following:
- the fut7 gene encoding alpha-(1,3)-fucosyltransferase 7 isoform X1, translated as MKTVLSSMKKGLLLVFLCVLPLWLFNGWPEGFQALTAINNSTSHNCSSSRNVTILLWYWPFGRSFNLRGDVCWDLYRIPRCRLVDQRSLFPSANVVVFHNTELALGRQKLPLDLPRPQGQRWAWMSLEASNNKRKLRQYANIFNMTITYRRDADITVPYGELLPKEAEGHLVEEVPLNKSFLVCWVVSNYMSRHKRSKLYKELNASVPVKVYGRWTKAPLPSSSLLPTISSCYFYLAFENSAAKDYITEKLWRNAYQGGAVPVVLGPSIGDYKAVAPLHSFIHVDEFASVKDLGKYLQQLAEDKKRYSEYFSWKHEWRVKLYTDWRERLCKICSQYNCLPQEKVYSNLEAWVNDT; from the coding sequence ATGAAGACTGTACTCAGCTCAATGAAGAAGGGCCTCCTCCTcgtttttctctgtgttttaCCGCTGTGGCTTTTTAATGGATGGCCAGAAGGATTCCAGGCCCTGACGGCCATAAATAATTCCACCTCCCATAACTGTAGCAGCAGTAGAAACGTCACCATCCTGCTGTGGTACTGGCCCTTCGGCAGGTCATTCAACCTGAGAGGTGACGTGTGCTGGGACCTCTACCGCATCCCTCGCTGTAGACTGGTGGACCAGCGCTCCTTGTTCCCCTCAGCTAATGTGGTGGTGTTCCACAACACAGAGCTGGCACTGGGCCGCCAAAAGCTGCCCCTTGACCTTCCACGGCCGCAGGGCCAGAGGTGGGCTTGGATGTCCTTGGAAGCCTCTAATAACAAGAGAAAGTTGAGGCAGTATGCAAATATCTTCAACATGACCATAACCTACCGGAGGGATGCTGATATCACTGTACCCTATGGGGAGCTTCTACCAAAGGAGGCTGAAGGACATCTGGTGGAAGAAGTCCCTCTGAATAAGAGCTTCCTGGTTTGTTGGGTGGTCAGCAACTACATGAGCCGCCACAAAAGAAGCAAATTGTACAAAGAGCTCAATGCCTCAGTTCCGGTGAAGGTTTACGGTCGTTGGACAAAGGCACCTCTTCCCTCCAGCAGCCTCTTACCTACAATCTCTAGCTGCTACTTCTATTTGGCTTTTGAGAACTCCGCCGCCAAAGATTACATCACAGAGAAGCTGTGGAGGAATGCTTACCAAGGCGGGGCTGTGCCTGTGGTCCTGGGACCGTCAATAGGCGACTACAAAGCTGTGGCTCCACTTCATTCTTTCATCCATGTTGATGAATTTGCATCGGTCAAAGATCTAGGAAAGTATCTACAACAGCTTGCAGAGGACAAAAAACGCTACAGTGAATATTTTTCCTGGAAACATGAGTGGAGAGTAAAGCTGTACACAGACTGGAGGGAGAGACTGTGTAAGATCTGCTCACAGTACAACTGTTTACCTCAGGAGAAAGTTTACTCCAACCTAGAGGCCTGGGTCAATGACACTTGA
- the pou5f3 gene encoding POU domain, class 5, transcription factor 1, with amino-acid sequence MSERSLSPECQIRPYDFSRTNPCTQVLGHETLGSAASFQFPHGVLPDPSLLYNKNAYSGITTASAQTFFPFPPVTSDYRGSELQTGDFGQPKYWYPFAAPEYTSQVPGATAATQPANLSPPIVENREQMKLPDIKTEKDPDEDYSTEIKIQQYPTPPASAMSHGVFYSPAWNPSFWPGITHITPPGSNNQNPSTSSTSSPSMSPSPPSNGLPGNTFFSVNATQAAAGAQTQNPAASTRSSGSSSGGCSDSEEENLSTEELEQFAKELKHKRITLGFTQADVGLALGNLYGKMFSQTTICRFEALQLSFKNMCKLKPLLQRWLNEAETSDNPQDMYKIERVFVDTRKRKRRTSLEGAVRSALESYFIKCPKPNTQEITHISDDLGLERDVVRVWFCNRRQKGKRLALPLDDECDGQYYEQSPSPLNMAPSPIPNQGYPASSYHGAAPPTLYMSPLHRPDILKQALHPGLVSHLTG; translated from the exons ATGTCTGAAAGATCGCTGAGTCCTGAGTGCCAAATCCGGCCGTATGACTTCAGCCGGACCAACCCTTGCACCCAGGTTTTGGGTCATGAGACTTTGGGCAGCGCTGCGTCATTCCAGTTTCCTCACGGCGTCCTGCCAGACCCGAGCCTCCTCTACAACAAAaatgcttatagtggcattaCAACGGCATCCGCGCAGACCTTTTTCCCTTTTCCACCCGTCACCAGTGACTACAGGGGATCCGAGCTGCAGACTGGAGATTTTGGGCAACCCAAATACTGGTATCCCTTTGCTGCGCCCGAGTACACCAGCCAGGTACCCGGCGCTACAGCAGCTACCCAGCCTGCAAACCTGAGTCCCCCTATAGTCGAGAACCGGGAGCAAATGAAACTGCCCGACATAAAGACGGAGAAGGACCCCGATGAGGACTACTCAACGGAGATAAAGATTCAGCAATATCCAACACCGCCGGCCTCCGCCATGTCCCATGGAGTCTTCTACTCTCCGGCCTGGAACCCCTCCTTCTGGCCCGGGATCACCCACATTACACCACCTGGCAGCAATAATCAAAATCCTTCAACATCCTCTACATCTTCACCATCTATGTCCCCTTCACCCCCAAGCAACGGGCTTCCAGGGAACACGTTTTTCAGCGTGAACGCGACCCAGGCTGCCGCCGGGGCCCAGACGCAAAACCCGGCCGCCTCCACGCGAAGCAGCGGGTCGTCCAGCGGCGGGTGCAGCGACTCTGAGGAG GAGAATCTTTCCACGGAAGAACTGGAGCAGTTCGCTAAGGAGCTGAAACACAAACGCATTACCTTGGGTTTCACTCAAGCTGATGTTGGCCTTGCCCTGGGTAACCTTTATG gtAAGATGTTCAGCCAGACGACCATTTGCCGCTTTGAGGCTCTTCAGCTGAGCTTCAAGAACATGTGCAAGCTGAAGCCCCTTCTTCAAAGATGGCTGAATGAGGCAGAGACCTCGGACAATCCCCAGGAT ATGTACAAGATTGAGCGAGTATTTGTTGACaccagaaagaggaagaggaggaccaGTCTGGAGGGAGCTGTGCGCTCGGCTCTGGAGTCTTATTTTATCAAGTGTCCCAAGCCCAACACCCAGGAGATCACACACATCTCAGATGACCTGGGCCTGGAGAGAGAT GTCGTACGTGTTTGGTTCTGCAACCGAAGACAGAAAGGAAAGCGCCTGGCCTTGCCACTAGACGATGAGTGCGACGGCCAGTACTATGAGCAGAGTCCTTCCCCACTGAACATGGCCCCCTCCCCCATTCCCAACCAGGGTTACCCTGCTTCCAGCTATCACGGTGCCGCTCCTCCCACACTCTACATGTCCCCGCTTCATCGGCCTGACATCCTGAAACAAGCTCTGCACCCCGGACTGGTTAGTCACCTGACTGGATAA
- the clic3 gene encoding chloride intracellular channel protein 3 translates to MAEAPKVELFVKASVDAESVGNCPFCQRLFMILWMKGVNFTLTTVDMKRAPDVLKALAPGSQPPFLIYNDEVKTDTNKIEEFLEEKLAPPQYPKLCCRYKESNVAGEDIFRKFSGYIKNPNPGLNDMLEKKFLSTLVKLNMYLETPLPHELDKNPNATESSRLYLDGDTLTLADCNLLPKLNIVKVVCKEYRNFAIPKELKGLSRYLDNAYKQDEFRYTCPNDSEILIAYHSVAKYLNK, encoded by the exons ATGGCCGAGGCCCCGAAGGTTGAACTCTTCGTTAAG gCCAGTGTTGATGCTGAGAGTGTGGGGAACTGCCCTTTCTGTCAGAGACTCTTCATGATTCTTTGGATGAAAGGGGTCAACTTTACCCTCACCACTGTGGACATGAAGAG GGCACCTGATgtgctgaaggctctggctccagGCTCTCAGCCTCCCTTCCTCATCTACAACGATGAGGTCAAAACGGACACTAACAAGATTGAGGAGTTCCTGGAGGAAAAGTTAGCCCCACCACA GTATCCAAAATTGTGCTGTCGATACAAAGAGTCCAACGTTGCCGGAGAAGACATCTTCCGAAAATTCTCAGGATATATAAAGAATCCCAATCCTGGATTAAATGACA TGCTGGAGAAGAAATTTCTGTCAACTCTGGTGAAGCTGAACATGTACCTTGAGACGCCTCTCCCTCACGAGCTGGACAAGAACCCAAATGCAACTGAGTCTTCACGCCTCTACCTGGACGGTGACACCCTCACCTTGGCAGACTGCAACTTGCTTCCCAAACTCAACATTGTCAAG GTGGTGTGTAAAGAGTACCGCAACTTTGCCATCCCTAAAGAGCTGAAAGGTTTGTCACGTTACCTGGATAACGCCTACAAACAAGATGAGTTTCGTTACACCTGCCCAAATGACTCAGAGATCCTCATTGCCTACCACTCTGTGGCAAAGTACCTGAACAAATAA
- the fut7 gene encoding alpha-(1,3)-fucosyltransferase 7 isoform X2, protein MKTVLSSMKKGLLLVFLCVLPLWLFNGWPEGFQALTAINNSTSHNCSSSRNVTILLWYWPFGRSFNLRGDVCWDLYRIPRCRLVDQRSLFPSANVVVFHNTELALGRQKLPLDLPRPQGQRWAWMSLEASNNKRKLRQYANIFNMTITYRRDADITVPYGELLPKEAEGHLVEEVPLNKSFLVCWVVSNYMSRHKRSKLYKELNASVPVKVYGRWTKAPLPSSSLLPTISSCYFYLAFENSAAKDYITEKLWRNAYQGGAVPVVLGPSIGDYKAVAPLHSFIHVDEFASVKDLGKYLQQLAEDKKRYSEYFSWKHEWRVKLYTDWRERL, encoded by the exons ATGAAGACTGTACTCAGCTCAATGAAGAAGGGCCTCCTCCTcgtttttctctgtgttttaCCGCTGTGGCTTTTTAATGGATGGCCAGAAGGATTCCAGGCCCTGACGGCCATAAATAATTCCACCTCCCATAACTGTAGCAGCAGTAGAAACGTCACCATCCTGCTGTGGTACTGGCCCTTCGGCAGGTCATTCAACCTGAGAGGTGACGTGTGCTGGGACCTCTACCGCATCCCTCGCTGTAGACTGGTGGACCAGCGCTCCTTGTTCCCCTCAGCTAATGTGGTGGTGTTCCACAACACAGAGCTGGCACTGGGCCGCCAAAAGCTGCCCCTTGACCTTCCACGGCCGCAGGGCCAGAGGTGGGCTTGGATGTCCTTGGAAGCCTCTAATAACAAGAGAAAGTTGAGGCAGTATGCAAATATCTTCAACATGACCATAACCTACCGGAGGGATGCTGATATCACTGTACCCTATGGGGAGCTTCTACCAAAGGAGGCTGAAGGACATCTGGTGGAAGAAGTCCCTCTGAATAAGAGCTTCCTGGTTTGTTGGGTGGTCAGCAACTACATGAGCCGCCACAAAAGAAGCAAATTGTACAAAGAGCTCAATGCCTCAGTTCCGGTGAAGGTTTACGGTCGTTGGACAAAGGCACCTCTTCCCTCCAGCAGCCTCTTACCTACAATCTCTAGCTGCTACTTCTATTTGGCTTTTGAGAACTCCGCCGCCAAAGATTACATCACAGAGAAGCTGTGGAGGAATGCTTACCAAGGCGGGGCTGTGCCTGTGGTCCTGGGACCGTCAATAGGCGACTACAAAGCTGTGGCTCCACTTCATTCTTTCATCCATGTTGATGAATTTGCATCGGTCAAAGATCTAGGAAAGTATCTACAACAGCTTGCAGAGGACAAAAAACGCTACAGTGAATATTTTTCCTGGAAACATGAGTGGAGAGTAAAGCTGTACACAGACTGGAGGGAGAGACTGT GA